From a single Salmo salar chromosome ssa22, Ssal_v3.1, whole genome shotgun sequence genomic region:
- the psma5 gene encoding proteasome subunit alpha type-5, whose amino-acid sequence MFLTRSEYDRGVNTFSPEGRLFQVEYAIEAIKLGSTAIGIQTSEGVCLAVEKRITSPLMEPSSIEKIVEIDTHIGCAMSGLIADAKTLIDKARVETQNHWFTYNETMTVESVTQAVSNLALQFGEEDADPGAMSRPFGVALLFGGLDEKGPQLYHMDPSGTFVQCDARAIGSASEGAQSSLQEVYHKSMTLKEAIKSSLTILKQVMEEKLNATNIELATIEPGKTFHMYSKEELEDVIKDI is encoded by the exons ATGTTTTTGACGAGATCGGAGTACGACAG AGGAGTAAACACCTTTTCTCCAGAGGGACGACTGTTCCAAGTGGAATATGCTATTGAGGCGATTAAG CTGGGCTCCACAGCCATTGGCATCCAGACGTCTGAGGGGGTGTGTCTGGCCGTGGAGAAGAGGATCACATCTCCTCTGATGGAGCCAAGCAGCATCGAGAAGATTGTGGAGATCGACACCCACATCG GTTGTGCTATGAGTGGCTTGATAGCTGATGCCAAGACTCTTATCGACAAAGCAAGAGTGGAGACACAG AACCACTGGTTCACCTACAACGAGACCATGACAGTGGAGAGTGTGACCCAGGCCGTGTCTAACCTGGCCCTGCAGTTTGGAGAGGAGGATGCAGACCCTGGAGCCATG AGCCGACCCTTCGGTGTAGCACTTCTCTTTGGTGGACTGGATGAGAAAGGGCCCCAGCT GTACCACATGGACCCATCAGGCACCTTTGTCCAGTGTGATGCCCGGGCCATCGGCTCTGCCTCTGAGGGAGCCCAGAGCTCTCTGCAGGAGGTCTACCACAAG TCCATGACGTTAAAAGAGGCCATCAAGTCGTCCCTCACCATCCTAAAGCAGGTGATGGAGGAGAAGCTGAATGCCACCAACATTGAG CTGGCTACAATAGAGCCAGGCAAGACCTTCCACATGTATTCCAAAGAAGAGCTGGAGGATGTTATCAAGGACATCTAG
- the LOC106583135 gene encoding sortilin translates to MTPLYSIAVVWLFTYALCEDFCKKANFGGAHTTFVKTPRPRDSPVLSGHNLIKRSTDPDGETCKSLTGFESTLKNNTHTYAFNDLSGSVSLAWVGDGTGVLLVLTTFQVPVFMIRLGQSKLYRSEDYGKTFQDVTHLINNTFVQTEFGIAIGPDNSGRVIMTGDVSEGGGSRIFRSLDYGRSFSPADLPFFPLIQTLYNPNDSNVLLTLSITLDLWLSEDFGSTWRKIHDSVCLVRWGPEDSIYFTTNSNGSCNDKGMLELKRSLDYGKNIKTIASKIYSFVLGGRFVFASIMTGSGTQRMIHVSVDGGDVWNMAQLPTVGHEQFYSILAASDDMVFMHVDEPGDTGIGTIYISDDRGTLYSKSLERHLYTATGGDTDFTNVTSLRGVYMTSVLTEDGSVETVVSFDQGGEWRPLQRPRNSRCDTETATNRPDRCSLHIHALYSISMKMNVPLLPLTQFNAIGLILAHGSVGDPASVLSPDVYVSDDGGYSWLRALTGPHHYAILDSGGLLVAVEHTSAPVNQIKFSTDEGQCWHAYNFTSEPLYFTGLALEPGAHSMNLSLWGYRVGLQGPLSHYWVSVTIDFKQLLFRDCGEGDYVQWLAHSDDLNNPNDGCILGYKERFLRLRKDSVCWNGRDYVITTQPTPCPCTLDDYQCDYGYYRAENSSECVEQADLKGHVLEFCLHGTTEQLQTSGYRKIPGDRCEGGIQPKRKEIDLKRNCISNALHPKPLTEANLLSSASIVVVVMVILLISAATGVMLVKKYVCGGRFLVHRYSVLQQHAEANGIEGVDELDTHTTEMGKTHYHEDSDEDLLE, encoded by the exons ATGACTCCGCTGTATAGCATCGCTGTTGTGTGGTTATTTACCTATGCGTTATGCGAGGATTTCTGTAAGAAAGCCAACTTCGGCGGGGCACACACAACGTTCGTGAAGACCCCGCGACCAAGAGATTCACCGGTGTTGTCTGGACACAACCTTATCAAACGGAGCACTGACCCCGACGGAGAGACGTGCAAATCTCTAACGGGATTCGAGTCCACGCtgaaaaataacacacacacc TATGCCTTCAATGACCTGAGTGGCTCAGTGTCTCTGGCCTGGGTGGGAGATGGCACAGGG GTGCTTCTGGTGCTGACCACATTCCAGGTGCCTGTCTTCATGATTCGCCTTGGCCAGTCTAAACTCTACCGCAG cgaGGACTATGGAAAGACATTCCAGGACGTGACCCACCTGATCAACAACACCTTTGTTCAGACTGAGTTTGGCATCGCCATTGGTCCTGACAACTCTGGCAGG gtgatcatGACAGGTGACGTGTCAGAGGGAGGGGGATCCCGGATTTTCCGCTCGCTGGATTATGGACGTAGTTTTTCCCCAGCGGACCTCCCCTTCTTTCCTCTGATTCAGACACTGTATAACCCCAACGACAGTAACGTGCTACTGACCCTCAGCATCACG ttggACCTGTGGCTGTCTGAAGACTTTGGCTCCACCTGGAGGAAGATCCATGACAGCGTGTGTCTGGTCAGATG GGGTCCTGAGGACAGCATCTACTTCACCACAAACTCTAACGGATCCTGCA ATGATAAGGGCATGTTGGAGCTGAAGAGATCTCTAGACTATGGCAAGAACATCAAGACCATCGCCAGCAAGATCTACTCCTTCGTACTGGGAGGACGCTTTGTCTTCGCCTCCATCATGACtggctcg GGTACCCAGCGTATGATCCATGTGTCGGTAGATGGTGGTGATGTGTGGAACATGGCTCAGCTCCCTACTGTTGGCCATGAGCAGTTCTACTCCATATTGGCAGCCAGCGACGACATGGTGTTCATGCACGTAGACgaacctggag ATACTGGCATAGGGACCATCTACATATCAGATGACAGAGGGACGCTCTACTCCAAGTCCCTGGAGCGCCACCTCTACACGGCCACAGGGGGCGACACTGATTTCACCAACGTCACCTCGCTCAGGGGTGTCTACATGACCAGCGTACTCACAGAGG ACGGCTCAGTGGAGACTGTGGTGTCATTTGACCAGGGGGGGGAGTGGCGGCCGCTACAACGGCCTCGGAACAGCCGCTGTGACACTGAGACCGCCACCAACCGCCCGGAccga TGCAGCCTGCACATCCACGCCTTATACAGCATCTCTATGAAGATGAACGTCCCTCTGCTGCCGCTCACACAGTTCAACGCTATAGGCCTCATTCTGGctcatg gTAGTGTGGGTGACCCAGCGTCTGTGCTGTCTCCTGATGTGTATGTGTCTGATGATGGAGGCTACTCCTGGCTGAGAGCGCTAACCGGACCCCACCACTACGCCATCCTAGACTCTGGAGGCCTTTTGGTGGCTGTCGAACACACATCTGCACCCGTCAACCAGATcaa GTTTTCCACCGACGAGGGCCAGTGTTGGCATGCGTATAACTTCACAAGTGAGCCGCTGTATTTCACAGGGCTGGCGTTGGAGCCTGGAGCCCACTCCATGAACCTCAGCCTGTGGGGGTACAGAGTGGGCTTGCAGGGTCCCCTGAGTCACTACTGGGTCTCTGTTACCATCGACTTCAAACAGCTACTCTTCAGAGACT GTGGGGAGGGGGACTATGTTCAGTGGTTGGCGCACTCTGATGACCTCAACAACCCCAATGACGGCTGCATTCTGGGATATAAGGAGCGTTTCCTGCGGCTGAGGAAAGATTCTGTCTGCTGGAATGGACGTGATTATGTCATCACCACCCAGCCCACCCCCTGCCCCTGCACACTGGACGACTACCAGTG tgacTATGGGTACTACCGTGCAGAGAACAGTTCTGAGTGTGTGGAGCAGGCAGATCTGAAGGGCCATGTTCTGGAGTTCTGTCTTCACGGCACCACAGAACAGCTGCAGACCAGCGG CTACCGGAAGATTCCAGGCGACCGGTGTGAGGGCGGGATCCAGCCTAAGAGGAAGGAGATTGATCTGAAGAGAAACTGCATCAGCAATGCACTCCACCCAAAACCCCTG acGGAGGCCAACTTGTTAAGCTCTGCCTCTATAGTAGTGGTTGTAATGGTGATTCTGCTCATCAGCGCTGCCACAGGGGTTATGCTCGTCAAGAAATATGTCTGCGGAGGGAG GTTCCTGGTACACAGGTACTCAGTGCTACAACAGCATGCAGAGGCCAATGGGATAGAGGGAGTGGAtgaactggacacacacaccaccgaGATGGGCAAAACACACTACCACGAAGACTCAgatgag GACCTCTTGGAGTGA